The sequence tatatatcaaatcataataatagaccacaagatttcatatttcaatacacatcccatacatagagataaaaatcattcatattctgaacacctggtaaccgacattaacaagatgcatatataagaatatccccatcattccgggacacccttcggatatgatataaatttcgaagtactaaagcatccggtactttggatggggtttgttaggcccaatagatctatctttaggattcgcgtcaattagggtgtctgttccctaattcttagattaccagacttaataaaaagaggcatattcgatttcgataattcaaccatagaatgtagtttcacgtacttgtgtctattttgtaaatcatttataaaacctgcatgtattctcatcccaaaaatattagattttaaaagtgggactataactcactttcacagatttttacttcgtcgggaagtaagacttggccactggttgattcacaaacctataacaatatatacatatatatcaaagtatgttcaaaatatatttacaaaacttttaatatattttgatgttttaagtttattaagtcagctgtcctcgttaataacctacaactagttgtccacagttagatgtacagaaataaatcgataaatattatcttgaatcaatccacgacccagtgtatacgtatctcagtattgatcacaactcaaactatatatattttggaatcaacctcaaccctgtatagctaactccaacattcacatatagagtgtctatggttgttccgaaatatatatagatgtgtcgacatgataggtcgaaacattgtatacgtgtctatggtatctcaagattacataatatacaatacaagttgattaagttatggttggaatagatttgttaccaattttcacgtagctaaaatgagaaaaattatccaatcttattttacccataacttcttcattttaaatccgttttgagtgaatcaaattgctatggtttcatattgaactctattttatgaatctaaacagaaaaagtataggtttatagtcgaaaaaataagttacaagtcgtttttgtaaaggtagtcatttcagtagaaagaacgacgtctagatgaccattttagaaaacatacttccactttgagtttaaccataatttttggatatagtttcatgttcataataaaaatcattttctcagaataacaacttttaaatcaaagtttatcatagtttttaattaactaacccaaaatagcccgcggtgttactacgacggcgtaaatccggttttacggtgtttttcgtgtttccaggttttaaatcattaagttagcatatcatatagatatagaacatgtgtttagttgattttaaaagtcaagttagaaggattaacttttgtttgcgaacaagtttagaattaactaaactatgttctagtgattacaagtttaaaccttcgaataagatagctttatatgtatgaatcgaatgatgttatgaacatcattactaccttaagttccttggataaacctactggaaaagagaaaaatggatctagcttcaacggatccttggatggctcgaagttcttgaagcagaatcatgacacgaaaacaagttcaagtaagatcatcacttgaaataagattgttatagttatagaaattgaaccaaagtttgaatatgattattaccttgtattagaatgataacctactgtaagaaacaaagatttcttgaggttggatgatcaccttacaagattggaagtgagctagcaaacttgaaagtattcttgattttatgtaactagaacttgtagaatttatgaagaacacttagaacttgaagatagaacttgagagagatcaattagatgaagaaaattgaagaatgaaagtgtttgtaggtgtttttggtcgttggtgtatggattagatataaaggatatgtaattttgttttcatgtaaataagtcatgaatgattactcatatttttgtaattttatgagatatttcatgctagttgccaaatgatggttcccacatgtgttaggtgactcacatgggctgctaagagctgatcattggagtgtatataccaatagtacatacatctaaaagctgtgtattgtacgagtacgaatacgggtgcatacgagtagaattgttgatgaaactgaacgaggatgtaattgtaagcatttttgttaagtagaagtattttgataagtgtattgaagtatttccaaagtgtataaatacatattaaaacactacatgtatatacattttaactgagtcgttaagtcatcgttagtcgttacatgtaagtgttgttttgaaacctttaggttaacgatcttgttaaatgttgttaatccaatgtttataatatcaaatgagattttaaattattatattatcatgatattatcatgtatgaatatctcttaatatgatatatatacattaaatgtctttacaacgataatcgttacatatatgtctcgtttaaaaatcattaagttagtagtcttgtttttaaatatgtagttcattgttaatatacttaatgatatgtttacttatcatagtatcatgttaactatatatatatccatatatatgtcatcatatagtttttacaagttttaacgttcgtgaatcaccggtcaacttgggtggtcaattgtctatatgaaacatatttcaattaatcaagtcttaacaagtttgattgcttaacatgttggaaacatttaatcatgtaaatatcaatctcaattaatatatataaacatggaaaagttcgggtcactacaaatatagcATGGTGTTGGAAAGATTAAGCAAGGTCTAGAGTAATATATTGTGATGTGACTTAAGTACTTTAATACTTGTAAAAACCAACCATGGACTATGGTTTAGTTCACAATGTGAATCCTTAAGGCATATTAAAATTGTATTGAGTTTACTATTGGTCAAGAGGATTTTACATCTACAAGTTGTTGGATTTTTCACTTGGTGTAAATGAGGTATCCTGGATCAAAAGGTTGATGTTGAGattattgatattataaacttttgtcattacttcttggttctagaagtggattgacaaaggtatgtttataattataatctcactatccaatgtaatggtaataattgtgtgcataaggataatggggatacattatcaagggtgtatCAAATATAAGTTTACATTGGTGAGTTGTAGAAAAGTGGACATGTGCGATGACTTATCAATCAATTGACTTGAGTACACGCGTGTTTCTTATGGTAAATAAGAATTTGATAAGTCCTTGGATAAAAGGATTGTAAGAGAAAATTGATTGAAGTCATAATGAATGAGATAAAAGTTCATAATGATCCCTAGTGATGGGATGTCATGTGACTAAGGCATGTATTTGAACGagtgaaagtctagacacttatgccttagacCAATAGTGTTTCGTGGGTTGATCACGAATGGAGTGATATATGTGAATTTTGTTGGGTCACAACAAAGTTTGACTAAATCACTTGACAAAAGCATTAGCCGGAAGCGCGCAAAAGTTGGCTAatgatgtgggattgaagtccaaccagatcttccaaagtgagacgcccaattcccttctagtacaacgctaggagctgaattcaatgaggtaagcttactttctgaagattgaaacacataaatatactaatcccaaagtatgtgtttagacccgtaagtggagttaggttgaagtttaacttcttaatagttcttttgaaaaattgtatatgcgggtgcaagactaaaagagctacctatgtgaacatgaagttttgctgcttcaatggagctttggacttagctgccaatatgttcactgaaggattgtgacacatggcttataatagtgtcaagattgtcttagggatatgtaagaaactgatgtgtatagtattttatagttttcatatgagtggaagggttcaatttctgaaacaccctgatactctaattctcgtaaatattatactaagtgaaaattcaatttgaaacattttcatttatgcattagtttgttctgtttgtttaattattttagtaaatcaaggattacactaaaatggggggatttgttggtgattttagtgttatcaacaattaTTTTAGTTGATTGGGATTTACAagaaagcaaaggcttatcgaattaggctcaatgacgagtttggagagtgcggagtgcacgctcgttcgagttaattcaataaggtcttggaaattacatcttttgatgaaaggtaaccatgaatggttacaaCATTTCATGAAGAGTGATGTCATTTCCTAAAAGGTTTAAACGAAGAGTTGCATCTTTTAGTTGAAAGGTTGTATATTTACATTGAAGGGTTACACCCTTTTGTCGCACCTTTTCACCTCTTATATATAGAGGACTTTGCTTTCATTTAACAAacagaaaacacacacatactctctaacaatttgatcagtgatttcgttgccaaaaacactgattgcgttcttgtcttattcctgtaaagatttcgtgcaaccgaggcaatcgtagggttgaaatactttatagagaaagtgaacacacgattcaagaacgaatccggcagtcaatttatATCCCTTTTCTAACATAGTTTATACATTTCTCTTTATTTGTTGgtcatgaaattgttatttatgaaATTATAAATTATGATATGATTAGGACCAATGAAGTGAGATTGGGATCCTGATCTGATTATGTAATCTTAATCTTGTGGACAACAAAAAGATTCAAAATATATCCTAATCTAGGGTGTTTGCTAACGATGAAAAACAATTCACAAGAAACTTTATATTTTTTCCACAGACAAATGGTGAAAAAGGGTAATAAATTACTAAGTTTTTTTTAATGGTCAAAAAGATGATATGAATTTTGATTTCTAACTAGAAAGGGATACAATTTGTAAATGTGTGAATTGGAAGCCGCGTCAACTTTACCTTGACCACATGACATCATACTTTTTTGATAATTATGAAAATTATTACTTTCTTTATCGCATGATAAATGTACTTCTTACTTCTTAGTACTATGAAAATCTCGATTGGCAATGTTGCGAGCTTAGGAAAGATCCTTTTTGAAGAGTTTGACCGAAGGCTACTAGAATTTGTTAATCGTACAATATTGTTCAGTGAGGTCGATGTAAATGGTCTAGGTCATGTTCAGGATGTTGGTGCTTCTGTTTATATTAGTCCTAGTAAAGTGTATTATGGGAATCGATACGGGACTGTTAAAGGAGCTTTAGACAAAGTTGGTTTCGGGTTTAGTTCGACGGACAAGTCAAATGAGATTTCGGTTTTAACTTCTTGCTCTTCGGACGTGCATGCTAAGGGTATTATTTTTGGTAGTGTGATAAACTGATCTTGTATTGAATAATGATTTTGATACAATTGTATTGGTTTGTTTACATCAAAAAAGTGGGTGCTTTATACAACTTTTTTCTAACAGCTAATTTTAAATTGGGTAAGGCTCCAAACCACTTTTGGAACCACCTTTATTAAAGAAGAAAACAGCTGTTGGAAGCCTGCTTTTGTAGCCGTTTGGTTGCTTGGACTGTGCAGACATGTGAACCTCTAATTCGGGATATGATGAAGTTTACCACTTCTGATCCCAAAGTCAAATTACCTAAAAAGGTAAATTGATTATTTGATttattctaacactccccctcaagttgaatagtgaaaTTTCCAATATTCAACTTGCTAAGGACGTCGCTAAAGAATCTTCCATTTACAGATTTGGTGAGAATGTCTGCTAGTTGATCTCCTGATCTGATTGATGGAAGAGAGATAATTTCATTATCTAATTTTTCTCGAATGAAATGTCTGTCGATCTCAACATGCTTTGTTCTATCGTGTTGGACTGGGTTTTCTGAGATGGCAATAGCAGCTTCGTTGTCGCATAAGATTTGAATTGCTTCTTTTGGAGGGAATCCAATTTCTGTTAATAGCTTTTTAATCCATAGTGCTTCGACTACCCCTTTTGATATTCCTCTAAATTCTGATTCAGCACTCGATAAAGAGACAACATTTTGCTTCTTCTTTTCCATGTCACCAGGTTTCCTCCAACAATTGAAAAGAAACCAGATGTAGATCTTCTAtcccctttttctccagcccaGCTTGCATCGGTATATATTTGAGTCTTTAGATGTCCATATCCTTTAAAAACAACTCCATGATCCGCTGTTTTCTTcaaatatctgatgattctcattacagcctccatatggtgaacctgtggttggtgcatgaattgactcacaactccaactgcatgtgctatatcaggtcgagtgtgagcaagatagatgagttttcccaccatcctttggtattgccctttatcGGCAAGATCAGCTTCATCTTCCATAAATAACTTCTGGTTTAGAATCATTagagtatcagctggtttgcagTCAATCATACCTATTTCTGCAAGGAAATCAAGtacatacttcttttgacagataaatattccctgtggagatcgtaatacctcaattcccaaaaaatatttaagcctgcccaagtctttcatttcaaattctttaaataagttcaattttaagttagaaatttcctctttatcatttcctgttattatcatatcatcaacataaatgattaagcagGTAATTAAGtttccttttcgtttaaaaaagagagtatgatccgagttactctgtttaaaatcatattttttcataaataaagtaaatctcccaaaccaagcccgtggggattgtttcaacccatataaagcctttttaagtcgacaaacttccctgtTTTTGAAGTTGTCGGTGAATCCTGGTGGTGCTTCCATATAAACTTCTTCCTTTAATTCGCCAtgtagaaaagcattcttcacatcaaattggtgaagcggccaatcttcatttgcagcgatagagaagagaactctaatggtatcaatctTTGCCACTGGTGAGAAAGTTTCGAAATAATCAATCCCATATGTCTGAGTGTACCCTTTCGCAACCAgtcgagctttatatctttcaataGTACCATCTGATTTATGTTTTATCGTAAATACCCATCGACATCCCACTGTTTTCTTTCCTTGAGGCACAACACATTTTCCCCATGTATCACTTTTCTTAAGTGCTTCCATTTCTTCTTCCACAGCCTTTCTCCATTTGTCATATTTCATTGCTTGATCAATTGTGGCTGGAACTTTCTCAGAATATAAGGCAGAATGGAATTTCTGTACTTCACTTGATAGGTTCCCCTGTGCAACATTAGCAATTGGATACCTTGATCTTTGCGCCTCTTTTTCTGGAGAATATCTCTTTGGTGGTACTCCTCTGTTGGTTCTTTGTGGTAAAACATATCTTTCGGTGGTTTCAGCAGAAGTGGTACTATTTTGTTCTCCTTGTTCATTATTCGAGGAGATTTCTTCTGATTCAATGTTGGGTGATTCGGGATCAAGATTTGATGATTCGGGATCAGGATTTGGTGGTGATTCGGAATCAGGATTTGGTGGTGATTCGGAATCAGGATTTGGTGGTGATTCGGGATCATGATTTGGTGTTTGAGTGTTATCAGGTTTAGGTATCCAGGTTATCCAACTAAGAGTGTCATCTTCTTTCTCCTCCTCACTTGTGAGTTGGGTATTATAGAAATATTCGGTTTCTATAAAGTTACAGTTCATTGTAGTATAGACATAACGTTTCCTAGGACTGTAGCATCGATATTCCTTTTGGTTTATGTCATACCCCACCATAACACATTTTTCGGCACATGGATCAAGTTTGGTTCGTTCAGTTTTTGGAATGTGAACAAAAACGGAACACCCAAAAATTCGTGGTTCAATATTCAAAGAGGTAGGTAGAGTGTGAAATTGAGATAAAGTATCTTTAGGAGTTTTTGTGCCCAAAATCTTAGTAGGTAACCGGTTAATCAGATAAgtagcggaagcaagagcttcaGGCCAAAAACTCTTTGGAACTTTAGATTCGATTAATAAAGATCTTGTCATTTCTAAGAGTAGTCTATTTTTTCGTTCAGCTACCCCATTTTGTTCGGGAGTATGAGCACAAGATGTTTGATGGATAATTCCATTTTGTTCACAAAAAAGTTTCATGGAGGTATTGACAAATTCACCCCCATTATCAGATCGCAAAATTTGTATGGTTTTATTAAATTGAGTTTGTACCATTTTGTAAAAGTGAGTGAATTTTTCAAAAACTTCCGATTTATGTGTTAGAAAGTAAACCCATGTCATCCTTGTATGATCATCAATAAACAGGACAAAGTACCGAAGATTTTCCCCCCAGTAACCGGGGCCGGTCCCCATACATCAGAATGAATTAAAGCAAAAGGTACATCTTGTCTAGTATTACTAGGTTTAAATGTACTAcggtggcttttagccaaaatacaagtttcacaatttaaaacaacatttgacggAAACAAACtaggaaataaagcatgtaaatatccGACTGACGGGTGACCCaatctcctatgccataaccaGGCCTCCCTCGAAGGTGTTCCGTGAGCAAGTGACACGGTACCTTGCTGAGACACCTCGTCAACATAGTATAACCCCCCTTTTTCAGTGCCACGTCCAATCAACAGTCCTGTCCGGATATCCTGCAAGATGCAGAAAGTCGGATACATCAGGACTTTACAGTTTAGTTCTTTTGTAACATGACTTACCGATAACAGCTTATGAGATAAAGCTGGAATATATAGACAGTTAGGTAGCTTAATAGTTTGTGAAATTTCAATGGTACCGCCACTTTTAACTTGAATAATTTCACCATTAGCCGTTTGAAtcctattttttttaggttttgttTTGAAAATAATATCGTTTTCATCAAAAGTCATAGTATCCGTTGCCCCACAATCAAAAATCCAAGATTTCGATTTAGAATCATTTGAGACAATATTTGCTTCGGAAAGGTCtttttgtatttttgttaaaaCGGAGTACTTGTTTTGACACGGAACAAAATTGGACTcggtttttatatttttattaatattactaccaaATTGAGGCCCAATTTTAACCTTTGTACAATCTGGACTGTTAACATACATAGTTGGGCCCTCTTTAACCCATCCCTCTTTAGTTAGCTTATTAAGGTTTAGCCCAACAGGTTTTAATCCACCAAGTCTAGGAAACCGATTCCTTTTTCCATTCGTTCTTTTATTTTCTTTCAAGAAATTTGGTGAGCTGTTTCCCTTTTTCCCATTTACATCGAATAAAGGGATTGCATCTTTCCTAGATGCTTTAACTGAGTTATCCCTTTTTGACTTAATCCTAGTTGCTTTTTCTGTATTTGTAAATAAAGAGGAGAAAGGTTTTAAGTTTATACCAGCGGTTTTATGGGTGGTGGCTATACCACCGAAGCCGtcactggtggtggtggtgttggatTCACCACTTGCTGCTGCCGTCGATGCTTTACCTTTAATTGGCTTTGGCCACCACTCTGGATACCCTTTTATCTCAAAACACTGATCGATGGTATGCTTCGATTTACCACatcttgtacatttaagctttGATTTGTCGATTCTCGGTTGATAACCACTCCGGTGGGTCTTGGTTAGATGAACAGATGACTCTTTGCCATCGATTGTGACCAAACCGGTTGCAATCCCATGATTGGTTAAGGAGTCACTTGGTGATAACCCTAGAATCTGTCGATG comes from Rutidosis leptorrhynchoides isolate AG116_Rl617_1_P2 chromosome 4, CSIRO_AGI_Rlap_v1, whole genome shotgun sequence and encodes:
- the LOC139842651 gene encoding uncharacterized protein: MATMSNDDSQPPSSQQSQIDELTSQLENLLKNNYQQPKISDTLKIGLSLNSSNFALWSRMMRVAIGGKSKVLLKHLTSNPLDNSHEEFEQWEQEDLIVFSWLIQNIEPNLASNLTSFSTAKLLWDALATTYSSGTDKLQTYDLYVKATEMKQNNLNLEELWIRMQGIWGELEIRDPNPMESASDINKYNMIRAEQKLFQFLKALDQKYDTIKRELLRLNPLPTAEEAYAAVRKETAHRQILGLSPSDSLTNHGIATGLVTIDGKESSVHLTKTHRSGYQPRIDKSKLKCTRCGKSKHTIDQCFEIKGYPEWWPKPIKGKASTAAASGESNTTTTSDGFGGIATTHKTAGINLKPFSSLFTNTEKATRIKSKRDNSVKASRKDAIPLFDVNGKKGNSSPNFLKENKRTNGKRNRFPRLGGLKPVGLNLNKLTKEGWVKEGPTMYVNSPDCTKVKIGPQFGSNINKNIKTESNFVPCQNKYSVLTKIQKDLSEANIVSNDSKSKSWIFDCGATDTMTFDENDIIFKTKPKKNRIQTANGEIIQVKSGGTIEISQTIKLPNCLYIPALSHKLLSDIRTGLLIGRGTEKGGLYYVDEVSQQGTVSLAHGTPSREAWLWHRRLGHPHRSTFKPSNTRQDVPFALIHSDVWGPAPVTGGKIFGTLSCLLMIIQG